One stretch of Ananas comosus cultivar F153 linkage group 6, ASM154086v1, whole genome shotgun sequence DNA includes these proteins:
- the LOC109711526 gene encoding subtilisin-like protease SBT1.4, with amino-acid sequence MAKPFLLLALSIVVFALLFSEAYSEQETRSTYIVHVSPAHAPPQSSSSPALLRLSASSGLWPLSHFASSAVVAVLDTGIWPSRPSFSDADSALPPPPSSWRGSCVSAASFNASAACNNKLVGARFFYKGYEAAMGRPIDESRESKSPLDTEGHGTHTASTAAGAAVKGAGFYGYARGVAQGVATAARVAAYKICWASGCFDSDILAAMDAAIADGADVISLSVGANGYAPPFHRDSIAIGAFGAARRGVVVSCSAGNSGPGAYTAVNVAPWILTVGASTIDREFPADAALGDGSAYGGVSLYAGEPLNATLLPLVYAGDCGSRLCIPGALDADKVAGKIVLCDRGLNARVEKGSAVKIAGGAAMILANTEENGEELIADSHLIPATMVGQIAGDKIRNYINSTASPTATIVFRGTVIGPSPPAPKVASFSSRGPNYRAHEILKPDVIAPGVNILAAWTGASSPTDLDIDPRRVEFNIISGTSMACPHVSGIAALLHTAHPEWSPAAVKSAIMTTAYNLDNSGETIRDLATGEESTPFVRGAGHVDPNSALDPGLLYDAQVDDYIAFLCSIGYTADQIAVFTRDGSTANCSTTTLPSPGDLNYPAFSVLFSSHSDVVTYRRVVRNVGSSADAVYEVAVSAPRGVNVTVSPSRLEFNSVGQSLSYEVTFASAANPVIVGDNYAFGSILWADGSHNVRSPVAVTWPSSLVSSS; translated from the coding sequence atggCGAAGCCGTTTCTCCTCCTCGCCCTCTCCATCGTCGTCTTCGCGTTGCTGTTCTCGGAGGCGTACAGCGAACAGGAAACGCGCTCCACCTACATCGTCCACGTGTCCCCCGCCCACGCTCCGCCCCAgtcgtcgtcgtctccggcGCTCCTCCGCCTCTCCGCCTCCTCCGGCCTCTGGCCGCTCTCCCacttcgcctcctccgccgtcgtcgccgtccTCGACACCGGCATCTGGCCCTCCCGCCCCTCCTTCTCCGACGCCGACTCCgctctcccccctcccccctcgtCGTGGCGCGGCTCCTGCgtctccgccgcctccttcaACGCCTCCGCCGCCTGCAACAACAAGCTCGTCGGCGCCCGCTTCTTCTACAAGGGCTACGAGGCCGCCATGGGCCGCCCCATCGACGAGTCCAGGGAGTCCAAGTCCCCCCTCGACACCGAGGGCCACGGCACCCACaccgcctccaccgccgccggcgccgccgtcAAGGGCGCCGGATTCTACGGCTACGCCCGCGGCGTCGCCCAGGGGGTCGCCACCGCCGCCCGCGTCGCCGCCTACAAGATCTGCTGGGCCTCCGGCTGCTTCGACTCCGACATCCTCGCCGCCATGGACGCCGCCATCGCCGACGGCGCCGACGTCATCTCCCTCTCCGTCGGCGCCAACGGCTACGCCCCCCCCTTCCACCGCGACTCCATCGCCATCGGCGCGTTCGGCGCCGCCCGCCGCGGCGTCGTCGTCTCCTGCTCCGCCGGGAACTCCGGCCCCGGCGCCTACACCGCCGTCAACGTCGCGCCCTGGATCCTCACCGTCGGCGCCTCCACCATCGACCGCGAGTTCCCCGCCGACGCGGCGCTCGGCGACGGCTCCGCCTACGGCGGCGTCTCGCTCTACGCCGGCGAGCCCCTGAACGCCACGCTCCTGCCGCTCGTCTACGCGGGCGACTGCGGATCGCGGCTGTGCATTCCGGGCGCCCTCGACGCCGACAAGGTCGCGGGGAAGATCGTGCTCTGCGACCGCGGCCTCAACGCGCGGGTGGAGAAGGGGAGCGCCGTCAAGATCGCCGGCGGCGCCGCCATGATACTGGCGAACACGGAGGAGAACGGCGAGGAGCTCATCGCCGACTCGCACCTCATCCCCGCCACCATGGTCGGCCAAATCGCCGGGGACAAGATCCGCAACTACATCAATTCGACGGCATCCCCCACCGCCACCATCGTGTTCCGCGGCACGGTCATCGGTCCATCCCCGCCGGCGCCCAAAGTGGCGTCCTTCTCCAGCCGCGGGCCCAACTACCGCGCCCACGAGATCCTGAAGCCCGACGTCATCGCGCCCGGGGTCAACATTTTGGCCGCCTGGACCGGCGCCAGCAGCCCGACCGATCTGGATATCGACCCCCGAAGGGTCGAATTCAACATCATTTCCGGGACGTCCATGGCGTGCCCCCACGTCAGCGGCATCGCCGCTCTCCTCCACACGGCCCACCCCGAGTGGAGCCCCGCCGCCGTTAAGTCGGCCATAATGACCACGGCCTATAATCTCGACAATTCAGGGGAGACCATCAGGGATCTTGCCACCGGGGAGGAATCCACGCCGTTCGTTCGTGGGGCCGGTCATGTAGATCCCAACAGCGCGCTCGATCCTGGCCTACTCTATGATGCACAGGTCGACGACTACATCGCCTTCCTCTGCTCTATCGGATACACTGCCGACCAAATCGCGGTGTTCACACGGGACGGATCAACGGCTAATTGTTCTACTACGACGCTGCCGAGCCCGGGAGACCTCAACTACCCGGCGTTCTCCGTGTTGTTCTCTTCTCACAGCGATGTCGTCACGTACAGAAGAGTTGTCCGCAACGTCGGGAGCTCAGCCGACGCTGTATACGAAGTTGCGGTCTCCGCCCCGCGGGGTGTGAACGTGACGGTGAGCCCGAGCAGGCTCGAGTTCAATTCTGTCGGGCAGAGCTTGTCCTATGAGGTCACGTTCGCTTCTGCTGCTAATCCGGTGATTGTCGGCGACAACTACGCATTCGGGTCGATCTTGTGGGCTGATGGGTCGCACAATGTGCGGAGCCCCGTGGCCGTCACATGGCCGTCGAGTCTCGTTTCGTCAAGTTGA
- the LOC109712110 gene encoding uncharacterized protein LOC109712110 — protein sequence MAKPFLLLALSIVVFALLFSEAYSEQETRSTYIVHVSPAHAPPQSSSSPALLRRAYSCALGSMLPERLRRPRPRLLYGYSLAASGFAA from the coding sequence atggCGAAGCCGTTTCTCCTCCTCGCCCTCTCCATCGTCGTCTTCGCGTTGCTGTTCTCGGAGGCGTACAGCGAACAGGAAACGCGCTCCACCTACATCGTCCACGTGTCCCCCGCCCACGCTCCGCCCCAgtcgtcgtcgtctccggcGCTCCTCCGCCGCGCGTACTCGTGCGCGCTCGGGTCCATGCTCCCCGAGCGGCTCCggcgcccccgcccccgcctccTCTACGGGTACTCCCTCGCCGCCTCGGGCTTCGCGGCG
- the LOC109712197 gene encoding uncharacterized protein LOC109712197, with protein MLLCASPTSAALASLRHRLPPQKPFVSSHPNPNPNPNPKPSPSLIRPSSLHLHKHQTPPKKPPPPPHSVSTSDALKTTADEVEDDEEEEEEKQEQSLQTLFERSQFDKLVFLLQYGAVLASVEAPTAWAVTGNNNEDDLVTTLISAGVIAFLYFFVAPPIIMNWMRLRWYKRKFLEMFLQFMCVFLFFPGLMLWAPFLNFRKFPRDPTMKYPWSTPKDDVPLYKSR; from the exons ATGCTGCTCTGCGCATCTCCCACCTCCGCCGCTCTCGCCTCACTCCGCCACCGCCTCCCACCACAAAAGCCCTTCGTCTCCTCtcaccctaaccctaaccctaaccctaaccctaaacctagccCCTCCCTAATCCGACCCTCCTCTCTCCATCTCCACAAACACCAAACCCCTCCCAAgaaaccaccaccaccacctcacTCCGTGTCCACATCCGATGCTCTCAAAACCACCGCCGATGAGGTCGAAGatgacgaggaagaagaagaagagaaacag GAACAGTCCCTTCAGACTCTATTTGAAAGATCACAGTTTGACAAGCTAGTTTTTCTGCTGCAATATGGTGCTGTTTTAGCCTCC GTGGAGGCACCGACCGCATGGGCTGTGACCGGCAACAACAACGAAGATGATCTTGTGACGACGTTGATTTCCGCGGGAGTTATTGCATTTCTCTACTTCTTTGTTGCTCCA CCCATCATCATGAACTGGATGAGGCTTAGATGGTACAAGCGCAAGTTCCTCGAGATGTTTTTACAATTCATGTGTGTATTCCTCTTCTTTCCAGG GTTGATGCTATGGGCACCATTTCTCAACTTCAGGAAATTTCCAAGGGATCCAACCATGAAGTACCCCTGGTCTACTCCAAAGGATGATGTCCCATTGTACAAATCAAGATAA